A genomic region of Mitsuaria sp. 7 contains the following coding sequences:
- the truA gene encoding tRNA pseudouridine(38-40) synthase TruA → MRVALGVSYRGEAYKGWQSQPGGGTVQDALEAALAQFIAQPVRTICAGRTDTGVHGLNQVVHFDSPVEREVFSWVRGVNRYLPRDIAVQWAAFPGEDFHARNLARGRRYWYLLLESNVRPSIQAGGVGWTFRPLDGDAMRDAASRLVGEHDFSSFRSAECQAASPVKILRGIEIHKRGPYWRFEFDGIAFLHHMIRNIMGCLIAVGAGQKPPSWMDEVLAARSRDAAAPTFPPDGLYFVGPSYDDHLNLPRHTAPMDWLP, encoded by the coding sequence ATGCGCGTGGCGCTGGGCGTGAGTTACCGCGGCGAGGCCTACAAGGGCTGGCAGAGCCAGCCGGGCGGCGGGACCGTGCAGGATGCGCTGGAGGCGGCGCTCGCCCAGTTCATCGCGCAGCCGGTCCGCACGATCTGCGCCGGCCGCACCGACACCGGCGTCCATGGTCTGAACCAGGTCGTCCACTTCGATTCGCCGGTGGAGCGGGAAGTCTTCTCGTGGGTTCGCGGCGTCAACCGTTACCTGCCCCGCGACATCGCGGTCCAGTGGGCCGCATTTCCCGGCGAGGACTTCCACGCGCGCAACCTGGCGCGCGGTCGCCGCTACTGGTATCTGCTGCTGGAATCGAACGTGCGACCCTCGATCCAGGCCGGCGGCGTCGGCTGGACCTTCCGGCCGCTGGACGGCGACGCGATGCGGGACGCGGCCTCGCGGCTGGTCGGCGAGCACGACTTCAGCTCCTTCCGTTCCGCGGAGTGCCAGGCGGCCTCCCCGGTGAAGATCCTGCGCGGCATCGAGATCCACAAGCGCGGTCCTTACTGGCGCTTCGAGTTCGATGGCATCGCCTTCCTGCATCACATGATCCGCAACATCATGGGCTGCCTGATCGCCGTGGGCGCCGGACAAAAGCCGCCGTCATGGATGGACGAGGTCCTGGCCGCGCGGTCCCGCGATGCCGCGGCGCCGACCTTTCCTCCGGACGGGCTGTACTTCGTCGGCCCGAGCTACGACGATCACCTGAACCTGCCGCGCCACACGGCGCCCATGGATTGGCTGCCGTGA
- a CDS encoding phosphoribosylanthranilate isomerase, whose protein sequence is MSRTRIKICGLTREADVDAAVEAGADAIGLVFYEKSPRAVTVERAATLARRLPPFVTPVGLFVNASPDSIHAALAAIPTLTLQFHGDETPEDCDRWTRPYLRAARMAPGFDLLDFATRFSHAQAVLLDAFVDGYGGGGKVFDWSLLPPSVPSPVVLSGGLSAANVIDGVLKVRPWAVDVSSGVEASKGLKDAGKIRQFCDAVREADRLKST, encoded by the coding sequence ATGAGCCGAACCCGCATCAAGATCTGCGGCCTGACCCGCGAAGCCGATGTCGACGCCGCCGTCGAGGCCGGCGCCGACGCGATCGGGCTGGTCTTCTACGAGAAGAGCCCACGCGCCGTCACCGTCGAACGAGCCGCCACGCTGGCGCGGCGCCTGCCGCCGTTCGTGACGCCGGTGGGCCTGTTCGTCAACGCGTCGCCCGATTCGATCCATGCGGCGCTGGCCGCGATCCCGACCTTGACGCTGCAGTTCCACGGCGATGAAACGCCCGAGGACTGCGATCGCTGGACGCGTCCGTATCTGCGGGCGGCACGGATGGCGCCGGGCTTCGATTTGCTAGACTTCGCCACTCGGTTCTCCCACGCCCAGGCCGTGCTGCTCGACGCTTTCGTCGACGGCTACGGTGGCGGCGGAAAGGTCTTCGATTGGTCACTGCTGCCTCCAAGCGTTCCCTCTCCGGTCGTTTTGTCTGGTGGGTTGAGTGCAGCCAACGTGATCGATGGCGTGCTGAAGGTGCGGCCCTGGGCCGTTGATGTCAGCTCCGGCGTGGAGGCCTCCAAGGGCCTCAAGGACGCCGGCAAGATCCGCCAGTTCTGCGATGCCGTGCGCGAGGCCGACCGCCTGAAGTCGACCTGA
- the trpB gene encoding tryptophan synthase subunit beta, translated as MSKTSIPFVTGPLAGYAQPDAQGRFGPVSTANSHGYYGGRFVAETLIHALDELNEAYARYSQDPEFIREFQYELAHFVGRPSPIYHAKRLSSELGGAQIFLKREDLNHTGAHKVNNTIGQALLARRMGKKRVIAETGAGQHGVATATICARYGMECVVYMGSEDVKRQSPNVYRMNLLGARVVPVESGSKTLKDALNEAMRDWVTNIESTFYIIGTVAGPHPYPMMVRDFQRVIGDECLVQMPEMTGRQPDAVIACVGGGSNSIGIFYPYIPHQDVRLIGVEPAGQGVETGKHAATLTAGSPGVLHGNRTYLLQDDAGQIIETHSISAGLDYPGVGPEHAYLKDTGRAEYVVASDAEALAAFHRLCRTEGIIPALESSHALAHALKLAPTMRPDQHLLVNLSGRGDKDIGTVADLSGAEYFDRPSMAGHAVKGGAQ; from the coding sequence ATGTCCAAGACTTCCATTCCGTTCGTGACCGGCCCGCTCGCGGGCTACGCGCAGCCGGACGCGCAAGGCCGTTTCGGCCCCGTGTCCACCGCCAACTCCCACGGCTACTACGGTGGCCGCTTCGTCGCCGAGACGCTGATCCACGCGCTCGACGAGCTCAACGAGGCTTACGCGCGCTACAGCCAGGACCCGGAGTTCATCCGCGAGTTCCAGTACGAGCTGGCGCATTTCGTCGGCCGGCCGAGTCCGATCTATCACGCCAAGCGGCTGAGCAGCGAGCTGGGCGGCGCGCAGATCTTCCTCAAGCGCGAGGACCTGAACCACACCGGCGCGCACAAGGTCAACAACACCATCGGCCAGGCGCTGCTGGCCAGACGCATGGGCAAGAAGCGCGTCATCGCCGAGACCGGCGCCGGCCAGCACGGCGTGGCCACCGCGACGATCTGCGCCCGCTACGGCATGGAGTGCGTGGTGTACATGGGCTCCGAGGACGTGAAGCGCCAATCGCCGAACGTGTACCGGATGAACCTGCTCGGCGCGCGCGTCGTGCCGGTGGAGTCCGGGTCGAAGACGCTCAAGGATGCGCTCAACGAAGCGATGCGCGATTGGGTCACCAACATCGAGTCGACCTTCTACATCATCGGCACCGTGGCCGGCCCGCACCCCTATCCGATGATGGTCCGCGACTTCCAGCGCGTCATCGGCGACGAGTGCCTCGTGCAGATGCCCGAGATGACCGGCAGACAACCCGACGCGGTCATCGCCTGTGTCGGTGGGGGCAGCAACTCGATCGGGATCTTCTATCCGTACATCCCGCACCAGGACGTCCGCCTGATCGGCGTCGAGCCGGCGGGGCAGGGCGTCGAGACCGGCAAGCACGCCGCTACCTTGACGGCGGGGTCGCCGGGGGTGCTCCATGGCAACCGGACCTACCTGCTGCAGGACGACGCGGGGCAGATCATCGAGACCCATTCGATCTCCGCCGGCCTGGACTATCCGGGCGTCGGACCGGAACACGCCTACCTGAAGGACACCGGCCGCGCCGAGTACGTTGTCGCCTCCGACGCCGAGGCGCTCGCCGCCTTCCACCGGCTGTGCCGCACCGAGGGCATCATCCCCGCGCTCGAATCGAGCCATGCGCTGGCGCATGCGCTCAAGCTCGCGCCGACGATGCGTCCCGACCAGCATCTGCTGGTCAACCTGTCCGGTCGCGGTGACAAGGACATCGGCACCGTCGCCGATCTGTCGGGCGCCGAGTACTTCGACCGGCCCTCGATGGCCGGGCACGCCGTGAAGGGAGGTGCGCAATGA
- the trpA gene encoding tryptophan synthase subunit alpha has product MSRIQATFARLGAEGRKALIPYVTAGDPYADVTVELMLAMAKAGADVIELGVPFSDPMADGPVIQKASERALAKGITLTHVLEIVRDFRKQDDATPVVLMGYANPVERFGLERFVTEAKAAGVDGVLVVDYPPEECEHFAAALKAQGLDPIFLLAPTSTDDRVARLGRLASGYVYYVSLKGVTGAGHLDTDAVAQAMPRLRQHVSIPLGVGFGIRDGATAAAVARHADAVVIGSALVQLIESQTRDNVAIQAAAFIRDIRAALDA; this is encoded by the coding sequence ATGAGCCGCATCCAAGCCACCTTCGCCCGCCTGGGCGCCGAAGGCCGCAAGGCGTTGATCCCGTACGTCACCGCCGGCGATCCGTATGCCGACGTGACCGTCGAGCTGATGCTGGCGATGGCGAAGGCCGGTGCCGACGTCATCGAGCTCGGCGTGCCGTTCTCCGACCCCATGGCCGACGGCCCGGTGATCCAGAAGGCCAGCGAACGCGCGCTGGCCAAGGGCATCACGCTGACGCACGTGCTGGAAATCGTCCGGGACTTCCGCAAGCAGGATGACGCGACGCCGGTCGTGCTGATGGGCTACGCGAACCCGGTCGAGCGCTTCGGCCTGGAGCGTTTCGTCACCGAGGCCAAGGCCGCCGGCGTCGACGGCGTGCTGGTCGTCGACTATCCGCCCGAGGAATGCGAGCACTTCGCCGCCGCGCTGAAGGCGCAGGGGCTGGATCCGATCTTCCTGCTGGCACCGACCTCCACCGACGATCGCGTCGCGCGCCTGGGGCGGCTGGCCAGCGGTTACGTCTACTACGTCTCCCTGAAGGGCGTGACCGGCGCCGGCCACCTGGACACCGACGCCGTCGCCCAGGCGATGCCCCGCCTGCGCCAGCACGTGAGCATCCCTCTCGGGGTCGGATTCGGCATCCGGGACGGGGCCACGGCAGCCGCCGTGGCGCGCCATGCGGACGCGGTGGTGATCGGTTCGGCCCTCGTCCAGCTGATCGAGTCCCAGACAAGGGATAATGTCGCGATCCAGGCGGCGGCCTTCATCCGAGACATCCGCGCCGCGCTGGACGCCTGA
- the accD gene encoding acetyl-CoA carboxylase, carboxyltransferase subunit beta, with protein sequence MSWLEKLLPPKIQQTDPDQRRTVPEGLWIKCPSCETVLYKTDLEQNVNVCPKCGHHHRIGARARLDAFLDGEGRYEVGQEVLPVDALKFKDSKKYPDRLKEALESTGETDALVVMGGAVMSIPVVTACFEFDFMGGSMGSVVGERFARGVETALEQKTPFICFTATGGARMQEGLLSLMQMAKSNAALTRLAKAKLPYVSVLTDPTMGGVSASFAFVGDIVIAEPKALIGFAGPRVIENTVREKLPPGFQRAEFLMEKGAIDMIVDRRKLREVIARNLAILQRQSSDAVA encoded by the coding sequence ATGAGTTGGCTTGAGAAACTGCTTCCCCCGAAGATCCAGCAGACCGATCCCGACCAGCGCCGCACGGTGCCGGAAGGCCTCTGGATCAAGTGCCCGTCCTGCGAAACGGTGCTGTACAAGACCGACCTCGAGCAGAACGTCAACGTCTGCCCGAAGTGCGGCCACCACCACCGCATCGGTGCCCGCGCCCGCCTGGACGCGTTCCTGGACGGCGAAGGCCGTTACGAAGTCGGCCAGGAAGTGCTGCCTGTGGACGCGCTGAAGTTCAAGGACAGCAAGAAGTATCCCGACCGGCTCAAGGAAGCGCTGGAATCGACCGGCGAGACCGACGCGCTGGTCGTCATGGGCGGCGCGGTGATGAGCATCCCGGTCGTCACCGCCTGCTTCGAGTTCGACTTCATGGGTGGCTCCATGGGCTCCGTGGTCGGCGAGCGCTTCGCGCGCGGCGTCGAGACCGCGCTGGAACAGAAGACCCCGTTCATCTGCTTCACCGCCACCGGCGGCGCGCGGATGCAGGAAGGCCTGCTCTCGCTGATGCAGATGGCCAAGTCCAACGCCGCGCTCACGCGCCTGGCCAAGGCGAAGCTGCCCTACGTCAGCGTGCTGACCGACCCGACGATGGGCGGTGTTTCGGCGAGCTTCGCCTTCGTCGGTGACATCGTCATCGCCGAGCCCAAGGCGCTGATCGGCTTCGCCGGCCCGCGCGTCATCGAGAACACCGTGCGTGAGAAGCTGCCCCCCGGCTTCCAGCGCGCCGAGTTCCTGATGGAGAAGGGCGCCATCGACATGATCGTCGACCGCCGCAAGCTCCGTGAGGTCATCGCCCGCAATCTGGCCATCCTGCAGCGGCAGAGCTCCGACGCGGTCGCCTGA
- the folC gene encoding bifunctional tetrahydrofolate synthase/dihydrofolate synthase, producing the protein MSSSSSPSAVSNDLSIPVLTPGGNAQQVLDAWLARCERLHPKEIDMTLARVAEMRQRLNLNFGPDTPVVMVAGTNGKGSTCAMLESVALQAGYRVGLYIKPHLVHFQERCRVGGRPVDAAALLPHFEAVEKARGELALTYFEFTTLAILHKLASEPLDLVILEVGLGGRLDAVNVIDADCSVITSIDLDHTEYLGPDRESVGREKAHIMRPGKPAIVSDPMPPASIAAYADSIGADVRQLGRDFSYSGDRQQWQWVGRARRYSGMSYPALRGVNQLLNASGVLAVFEALYERLPISAQAVRAGLALVELPGRFQVIPGSPMLVLDVAHNPHAVAALAQNLDQMGFYPRTRAVFGAMADKDLANILARIAPLIDHWHFCDLPIARAATAQALQARFDEARAAGTLQTPKEVGASLHPDPASALAAAAAEADPADRILVFGSFFTVGGVLRNGIPRLGGGVQPEAES; encoded by the coding sequence ATGTCCTCCTCTTCGTCCCCCTCAGCCGTCTCGAACGATCTGTCCATTCCCGTGTTGACCCCCGGCGGCAACGCGCAGCAGGTGCTCGACGCCTGGCTGGCCCGCTGCGAGCGGCTGCATCCGAAGGAGATCGACATGACGCTGGCCCGCGTCGCCGAGATGCGCCAGCGCCTGAACCTGAACTTCGGTCCGGACACGCCGGTCGTGATGGTCGCCGGCACGAATGGCAAAGGCTCGACCTGCGCCATGCTGGAGAGCGTCGCGCTGCAGGCGGGATACCGCGTCGGTCTGTACATCAAGCCGCACCTGGTGCACTTCCAGGAGCGCTGCCGCGTCGGCGGCCGGCCGGTCGACGCCGCGGCGCTGCTGCCGCACTTCGAGGCGGTGGAAAAGGCCCGAGGCGAACTGGCGCTGACCTACTTTGAATTCACCACGCTGGCGATCCTGCACAAGCTGGCGTCGGAGCCGCTGGACCTGGTGATCCTGGAAGTCGGCCTCGGCGGTCGCCTGGACGCGGTGAACGTCATCGACGCCGACTGCAGCGTCATTACCAGCATCGATCTGGATCACACCGAGTACCTCGGCCCCGACCGCGAGTCCGTCGGCCGCGAGAAGGCGCACATCATGCGGCCGGGCAAGCCGGCGATCGTGTCCGATCCGATGCCGCCGGCCTCGATCGCCGCGTATGCCGACTCCATCGGTGCCGACGTGCGCCAGCTCGGGCGCGACTTCAGCTATTCGGGCGACCGCCAGCAATGGCAGTGGGTCGGACGTGCGCGTCGCTACAGCGGCATGTCCTACCCGGCGCTGCGCGGCGTCAACCAGTTGCTGAACGCCTCCGGCGTGCTGGCGGTTTTCGAGGCCCTGTATGAGCGGCTCCCGATCTCCGCGCAGGCGGTGCGCGCAGGCCTGGCGCTGGTCGAGTTGCCGGGACGGTTCCAGGTGATCCCGGGCTCGCCGATGCTGGTGCTGGACGTCGCGCACAACCCGCACGCGGTCGCGGCGCTGGCGCAGAACCTCGACCAGATGGGCTTCTACCCGCGTACCCGGGCCGTCTTCGGCGCGATGGCGGACAAGGACCTCGCCAACATCCTCGCGCGCATCGCTCCGCTGATCGATCACTGGCATTTCTGCGACCTGCCGATCGCACGTGCGGCGACCGCCCAGGCGCTGCAGGCGCGTTTCGACGAGGCGCGCGCGGCCGGCACGCTGCAAACGCCGAAGGAGGTCGGTGCGTCGCTGCATCCGGACCCCGCATCCGCCCTGGCCGCGGCAGCGGCCGAGGCGGACCCCGCTGATAGAATTTTGGTCTTCGGTTCGTTCTTCACCGTGGGCGGCGTGCTCAGGAACGGCATCCCGAGACTGGGCGGCGGCGTCCAGCCGGAAGCCGAGTC